The Clostridia bacterium sequence GTTTTATAGCTGAGTTACACCAGGGAGAAAGGGTGCTGACTGCGTCAGAGAATAAAAACTATAAAAATACAGGCAACTCTTATAATAATTCAATTCCAAAAGGCGGGAATACCTTCAATATCACTATAAATGGAGTGAACAAATCCACTAATGAAATAATAAACGAGCTGGTCATTAAAATTAAGGAGACAGCCGGAACTATGGGGGAGGTGGCGTATAGCAGATGATTACAGGCATGATTCAATCAAGGATGATTCAGCATATTTTGGAAGATATAAAAAAAAGAAATGAAAAAATAAATGTAATCCTCTCATACAACAATTATGCAGAGACACTGATACTTCCGGTAGTTCCGGACCAACTTGAAATAAAAACAGGCTTGAACAACAATACTTTGGAAGTCATCAGCCTTGGTGAAATAGGCGTGATTGGGAACAGGAAGCTCAAGACCATTACAGTTTCTTCATTTTTCCCCAAGTATTATTCCTCATATCTCCAATGCGGGGAAAATGAAATGAGCAGACCTTATGCTGCTGTCGAAAAAATAGAAAGATGGCGTGACAGTAAAAGACCAATCCGTATAACAATTACCGGAATGTCTGTTAATATGCCTTGTATGATTGAAGAATTCAGTTACAGGGAGAAGGGCGGGCAGCCCGGGGATGTGTATTATGATCTGGTATTGAAGGAATACAGGTTTATACAACCGAAAATAATACAGCCGGACAATAATGGAAACAGGAGGCCTGTCGAAAGACAAAACTCTGCTACTTATACGGTAAAAAAAGGAGATTCACTGTATGCAATAGCAAAACTCAAATATGGCGATGGGAGAAAATACAAAGAGCTTTATGAAAAAAACAGGAATGTGATAGGGCCTGACCCCAATCTTATAAAACCAGGGCAGGTGTTGGTATTATGAGTTATAAGGTCTTTTACTCTGCAGATGGGGTAACAAAAGACATAACCGATTTTGTGACGGGTATACAGTACAGCGGTGAGACGGGAACTGCCGCAAGGAAAATGGAAATATCAGTGCTTCAGGGTACTGATTTTTTTGTACCCAAACTTCGTTTCAGAAACGGAGGTATGCTTATACTCTTTTCAGAAGGCAAGGAAATCATGAGAACT is a genomic window containing:
- a CDS encoding LysM peptidoglycan-binding domain-containing protein encodes the protein MITGMIQSRMIQHILEDIKKRNEKINVILSYNNYAETLILPVVPDQLEIKTGLNNNTLEVISLGEIGVIGNRKLKTITVSSFFPKYYSSYLQCGENEMSRPYAAVEKIERWRDSKRPIRITITGMSVNMPCMIEEFSYREKGGQPGDVYYDLVLKEYRFIQPKIIQPDNNGNRRPVERQNSATYTVKKGDSLYAIAKLKYGDGRKYKELYEKNRNVIGPDPNLIKPGQVLVL